Below is a genomic region from Castanea sativa cultivar Marrone di Chiusa Pesio chromosome 2, ASM4071231v1.
TATAATTCTTAAGTCAAAGTgttcaatattattattagagcagtcaaaataaattattttagtatatactttttttaattataagtatatatataaatttttggcAAGTGAGGGTGGTCCTATGACCACCCTGAAATATATGTGGAGTTGCCACTGGGGATTGGTCAATTTCagtttcaaaaatttctaatcAATGGAGATGCACTtttataattacaattttttattgttacgaGAAATTTGAAGAGGCTTTCCTATTATCGTTTTAGGCCTTAATTGATGAACTTCATTGTATGACTGAAGATATTGttcttaattgatttttatttatatatatatatatatatatatatatatatatatatataaaatataatataatataatataatttgtgTCAACTCAATCTCGTATGTTAAAGAGCTGTGTTAGatgaaatgattaaatatatCATTTCTTTAGATCTACCGATAATGAAATGATATGCAAGCATTTATTGAGTAAGCTTGGTGGAAGAAACTCCATGgtggaaaagattttttttttgttgctaaaatggTGGAAAAGATTATATTAACTCAAAGTTGAGAAACTTTCATTCCCGCCGACAGTTACTTACAACTAGTACATAGTAGGGCACCGCCATACCTGTTATTTTCCAAGCCTAAAAGGACTTTATTCCTTAGCAACACAAACAACTACTTCTGCTTCGATTACAATTACATCGGAAGCTTAATCCCTCCTCCTTTGTGACTGAGACTCTGATGGGCTAAACACACCAGCCTCATTCCTATTTTCCTTCAACTGAAAAGCATCATTCTCATCAATGTTGAATGCGTTCTGTAACATATCTACTGGCAATGCCTGGATAACCGAGAGGCGTCCAGCAAGTTGGTTAGTGATGGCATTGTCGTTGGTCTTGATTGAGACCCACTCGAATCCCTCATTCTCAGCCCTCTTAAGAACAACATAGTTTTGTGGTACAACCAAAGCCTGACCCTTCCGAAGTTCCCCATAATATACATTGTCTCCATTGTCGTCCACGACCTGAATCCTAGCATTGCCCCTAAGCCCATATATCACGCTGTTGCTGTTCAAGTTGTAGTATGGTCCCACAAGCGCATTCTGCACAAAAGTTTCCATAAATTAAGATGCATTCATGGAACCATATATGCATGCacatcaaatattattttaactattgaaccatcaaaataataattattatcttttaatACAACAAAAAGCTTGTAGCTAAACTTACATTTTTTAGTAATATCAACGGAAACATTTATGATTTAAATTCCTCATTTCCTATTGTAACTaccaaattttacaaatttttttatatttaataccaattttatgaatgaaataaataaatagtgaaaGAAAGATGTAATTAAATTGTTCTCTTTCTGTTAAATCTAACAATTACCTTGTAAAGAAATCCTCTCACAACAGTAAGTTGGAGGCGCTCTAGGATAGGGAAGACATAGCTGTTAAGGGTGGTGACACGACCGGCACGTGGGTTGTAAAAGTCAGCAAGTTGTGGGTCATCAGTGTTGTGCTTGAGTCTTTGTGTACAGAAGGTTTCCTCAATGCCATTCTCTCTTCTTCCTTGTCGTCGTCTGTCTTCTCTTTCTTCATCTCGCTTGTCTTCTcgttcttcatcatcttccctTCCTGGGGCTATCAGCTGAAGATCATCCTGTACATCCACGATATTGCCCCTCTGATCTTTTCTTCGGGATTGTATTTTATCAGCCAAATCCTCTCTAATATTTAAAGAGTCAACCAATAACCTCCTGTCAAAGCCACCAAAGACATTGTTGCCATTGTCATCTTGCTTGCCCCTGCGGCTTTGACCCTGGTTCCTCTGCTCACTTTGTTCTTGTGGGTTCCCAGCAAGGTAGAAGTCctaaaatcataaattaattaatacaaatacaaacaaactAAAATCCTCAAGCAAAGAACATACATTTGATATATCAATTCCTTACTATTTTAGTATATCAATTTATATCTATTCTAGTATTAGTATTCTCTCCATTTAAAATAGTCCATTTTTCATggtttatatttaatattactcgtgtttaaatttaaatattgtgatattctcaatttgataaaaaaatacttaatagtGAAATAGACTCtctattttagttttcattgttttccttttatctCAAAGAATAAGAAAAGAGAATTAATTTATATTAGTGTTGATTAAATGATGTGGCGATCAACTTAGTAATGCTTGTTACGGACCCTAGGGTTCTGATCGAGCTGGTTCTCCTCATTCAAAGTGTCGTAGAATCCGACCAAAACAAGCTGGTTTTCGCCGTCATTATAAATCCATTGAGCCACTCCTTCTGGCACAGCAAGGATATCACCCTCCCTGATAGGACGAAGCTTCTGGTGGCTGTCTTCGATTCTTTGTTGTGTTCTACGGTTTCCAAACTGCAACGGCGATTGGTACGTGTTAGGACAACCTGGGAGAACAGCCCCCTGAATACCCTTACCTGTATTCGCaataacaaaaatgagagatttTTACATTGTGATTACTAATatataacttatatatatatatatatatatatatatatatatatatatatatataatattctgGAAAACAAGCATATATATACATGCCTTGGGCAACATAGTAGACGCGAGGTGCATTGGAGTATGAAGGCAACAATAGGCCTCTACGTTGGATAGTGTGGCGGACTAGAGCCACTCCGGCACACTGGAACTGATCATCGTTTTGATCCCAATATTCAGTGAAACCAGCCTCGGACTCAATCCTCTCAGAGGGTTCTTGGGCATTTAAGTTGTCGAGGCGGCACTCGGTCTGAAACCGGTGCTGGTGAGGGAGACGGGTTCGCCGTGTGACTTGCTCTATCTGAGCAAAGCAGCCATAGAGAACGAGGAAGCAAATGCTAAGAGAGAGCAAATAGGAGTAAGCCATAGTGGAACTCAACAATGTATTATAACTCCGTTATGGTGAAGATGTGGGGTTTGGGTGGGGTACGGTGGTATTTATAGTGGAAACAAGTGCATTTGCTTTTGGCACGCGGCGAAGGGTCCGTTTGTTCTATCATTTATGTTGTGTAATGTGCAATGTGCATGTCCATCTATCTTTTGCAAGGCTGCAAATCCCTATTTTGCTAACACATAATATATTTAGCAAGGGTATGTGGCAGTCACTTTCTGTGAAAAATACTGTTTGGTACGCTTGTTCTTGGAAGAGTGAGTTGATGTATACGAAGGGTTGGTAGGCATAGATCAGATTGTCACGAAAAATGTTTCTATGTTTGCATGGCTGCAAGACTTTACGTTGTTGACACATATTTCATAGTTTGTTTGGTCATAGTAGGTGGCAACGGTACCTGAGAATATTCCGTCTGAAAACCCTTTCTAGCCCATTGTTTTGgtttggtataatttttttactctcTAGATCTGTCGAGAAACAGCTTCAATAATGATAGGAGTTTTTGGAATGAGATATTGCTATTTTTCTCCGTATCCAGCAGAGAGCATGTGTTAGGGTTTTAGGTCCGGTAGTCACAAGATGAACAAATTCTTAACCaagtaattaactaattaattgtACTAAATCTGAATAGAATAATGTCATACAAGCATGAATCACATAAAGACACCAAAATGATGATCTGGAAAAACTGATGAAACAAatcatttcataataaaaacCTAGGGTAATTTAATTATCAATCCTCAACACAACAAATTCAATAGAAACAACAAATccaatagaataaaataaaagtttatagAAATATTTTAACTATAAATTTAATGTTACCTTATGTAGTACTTACTATTTTGACTACATGTAGCTCTGAAATCTATAGACTCTACTTTTCTAATTTGTTGCACATTAACTCTTGGTTTGTAACTCCAAGTTCCACTCTTAAAGATTTGTCCCAATAAATTGTTTGtaaactaaatgcagcaaaTTCACTTAATCGTTGGATCTTTAGTATGCACATAGATCTCCAATTtgcaattttctctcttttctgtcCACCCCACGGTCCCACTCATCAAACCTAGCACCTACCAATTGGCTTCAATCAtccttaaaacttttaaaatttttttttgatagttaaGAATGTGAGATTTGAATCTTGGATGTCCCTTTGGAAACAAAGTGTTAACCATTTGAATAACAAGACTCGATCTAGGAAATTAGATGAAGACTTAGgaccacaattttttaaaattttattttttgattgaataaattatataaaataaaaaaataaaaaacaaaacttcgGCCCCCAAAATTATGAGCACCTCTTGAAACAAGTTTAGATATCTTAAGTTTAAATATTGATGAGATTGAAatgttgaaagaaaattttcttttcttttcttttcacaagctactaaattaatttattcttctctctctctctctctctctctctctcacacacacacacacatatattaatatatatatatatatatatatatatatatatatatatatatatagagagagagagagagagagatcacaaataatgttttttcgttcacaaatatatattaatatttgacAGAAATATCATTTTCATCCTTACATTTTCACCTtattcccactttggtcccttagtttttattttaactgCTTTTAGTCTCTATTTTGAAAAACGTATTCCGTTTTGTTCTTACTGTCATTTTAGTAACGGAAATATCCTATGTGGCAGACGGAATACACTGTTGGCACTCAAAATGTCTACTtggctattaaaataataataataaaaattttaatttggcaTTTAAATAattccacatcagcattttaatattaaaaaagtcacgtcattctttttccttttctttaattattcttaaaataaaataaaattttagttattatttaattatctagataataatttaataattaaaataaaattttcttttctttattttgttggAAGATTAAATCAGTTTATGTTATTTGTGTTCTTATAGTTcatgttcttcatgtttttagtaaattaatttttcttttcttttcttttctttgtctttctagTACTTTCTTTATaaccaaacaaatcaaaattcaaaacttagATCAAACAATAATCAACATACACCAACCAAAATCCAGCAATCAACATACATCCagcaaaattcaaaacccagaaatcaaCATACACCAACAATCAAACCCAGAAACAGATATGCATATCCAGAAATTTGAACCAACATATACCTACTAAAATCAAAAGATCTGCATCCTCTTTGTTCACAAAATCAGCATCAATCTCCAAGTTGGAAACTCACCAATCCAATGAAACACAAAATCGGAACCAACTTGGAAACCCACCGATCTCCACCATCCTTTAAATCCCACCATTCTCTCGAACCCACCCTTTGGAATAACAatccacaaacccaaaaatttgcCACAGATCAGTGCACCAATCctccacaaacccacaaacccagaTCAACAAAACTCACAACCCATTTAAATagaagaataatgctagagatacaaactatttcacaaaaaaattacaaattactgatgtggtgagtgattattggtaaatgaaaaagtaatattaatggtaggcctagatgaaaactaataagaggttggttacatcaatattttgtaaaaatattataaaatagaatacaatccataaatatatatgtcaaaagattacaataattaaatatttagcaTCTTTAAAATGAACAGATAGGTATTTTAACAATTACCTCAACAAATaaaagggaattttttttttgaattttcattccAACACATTTAGGACTTACTTGTACCATAgcaatagaaaaattaaaaggtcAGCAACTTAGTTGATTCGCCGCACCACCAATTCCCCCacacaattgcaaaaaaaattgttcacagTGCTCTTATaggtgactctctctctctttctttctctccattggcatttgccttctttttttcttttttcttttttttttcaatccttTCCTTTTCCCACTACTGCCACAGTtgtgtttacaatataaaagtaaaagttctGTGTGACTAGACTAGACAAAAAAGAGTGAAAGATATGTTTGAAACTTCTGTAGGCCTCTCAACCCTATATAGTGCTCCTGTgttactttacttttcatttgctttctttttttattttccttataatatattatttgttattataataatcaatatattatatactatatggtattataatatataaatgtaCTTGATTTGTTTGATTATATCATACAGTATATATTGCTACATTAAACATGTATTtgacacttcaaaaaaaaaaaaaacatgtatttagTTATTGTTTATAGTATATATTGAGTTATAAAGGATTGTACATTACTATTTTAGATTTAatacacataaatttttttatatatgcccccccccccccccaaagatAAATTCTTGGCTCTGCCATTGAAGCCATCTCAAGTAggttaagtgatacttttcaaaccacGGGTGGACGTAGATAAAATTGACCAAATCACAAGTGGGTTATCAGCAATTAACccattaataaaaatagattCACCAACCTTTTATTGCtaacaattatatataatttttattttgaatgaacTTTTATACTATCGACTAATTACAAATAATGATTAGATATCATATGAACTTATTTACAAACACAATTTAATCTCAAGTCCATATAAATATATTCTTAGACAAATACACacataagcatataatattatatatactcgAGAATTACCTAATCCAACGTAGGTATtgatttagaccccaaattttatatttcgGCTTAATCAATTAAGGCTAATATTTCAATTAACATCAAGTTTACTTGATTAACCAATTGATATAAACATAGATACCAACATATGCaaggataaaaatattaaaggcGGAACCcacaaaaaacattaaaaatacaaagataGCACCGGATGTATTATCGAAGAGAAAAACTCAAGAATTAGGTGGAGAAACCTCTCCACAGTGGCCTCACCGCCAAAAATGATCAACTAGGGCAAATAGTTGCAGTACATAGGACATACAAAACCCTCCAAGTCTAGTAGTATCTATGCTATACTCAAGCCTTCCAAACTCTGGCCATCAACTAACTCTACGAGTCCTTTTTTCACCCTAAATACTCTTGATTTGCGAGTTGAGCTACCAACCACATGATCAAGTCTCCTTGATC
It encodes:
- the LOC142623974 gene encoding 11S globulin seed storage protein Ana o 2.0101-like gives rise to the protein MAYSYLLSLSICFLVLYGCFAQIEQVTRRTRLPHQHRFQTECRLDNLNAQEPSERIESEAGFTEYWDQNDDQFQCAGVALVRHTIQRRGLLLPSYSNAPRVYYVAQGKGIQGAVLPGCPNTYQSPLQFGNRRTQQRIEDSHQKLRPIREGDILAVPEGVAQWIYNDGENQLVLVGFYDTLNEENQLDQNPRDFYLAGNPQEQSEQRNQGQSRRGKQDDNGNNVFGGFDRRLLVDSLNIREDLADKIQSRRKDQRGNIVDVQDDLQLIAPGREDDEEREDKRDEEREDRRRQGRRENGIEETFCTQRLKHNTDDPQLADFYNPRAGRVTTLNSYVFPILERLQLTVVRGFLYKNALVGPYYNLNSNSVIYGLRGNARIQVVDDNGDNVYYGELRKGQALVVPQNYVVLKRAENEGFEWVSIKTNDNAITNQLAGRLSVIQALPVDMLQNAFNIDENDAFQLKENRNEAGVFSPSESQSQRRRD